From the Diospyros lotus cultivar Yz01 chromosome 13, ASM1463336v1, whole genome shotgun sequence genome, one window contains:
- the LOC127787816 gene encoding polygalacturonase-like, with amino-acid sequence MFAMAPQRYIFACLLVIFLSFLSCYSTSPEYPSQNHHLQASASSEAYFQNKIRRLLASVKTVSVDDFGAKGDGSDDTQAFKKAWQAACSSSAAATLLVPKKKYLVKPIRFAGPCKAVLTLQIYGTIEASANRADYKEDATHWLLFDSVQNLQVQGGGTIDGNGNTWWENSCKINKALPCKDAPTALTFYNCKNIIVKNLKIQQAQQIHLSFEKSTNVQASSLTVTSPQTSPNTDGIHITDTQNIQISSCVIGTGDDCISIVSGSQKVKATDITCGPGHGISIGSLGSGNSKAFVSDVLVNGAKLYGTQNGLRIKTWQGGSGSASNIKFLNVQMNNVDNPIIIDQSYCDQDKPCKEKGSAVQVKDVLYQNIQGTSASDVAINFSCSMDFPCEGIVLQNVNIKREGAAAAASKASCNNVKLSETEAVAPHCP; translated from the exons ATGTTTGCAATGGCGCCGCAGAGATACATCTTTGCATGTCTCCttgttatctttctttctttcctctcttGCTACAGCACTTCGCCCGAGTACCCATCTCAGAACCATCATCTTCAAGCATCTGCGTCATCAGAAGCTTACTTTCAGAATAAAATTCGCAGGCTTTTAGCTTCGGTCAAGACAGTTAGTGTTGATGATTTCGGAGCAAAAGGTGATGGAAGCGATGACACCCAG GCATTTAAGAAAGCATGGCAGGCTGCTTGTTCATCATCTGCAGCCGCTACTCTGTTGGTACCCAAAAAGAAGTACCTCGTCAAGCCAATCAGATTCGCCGGCCCATGTAAAGCTGTTCTAACTTTGCAG ATCTATGGAACCATTGAAGCATCTGCCAATCGAGCCGACTACAAGGAAGATGCGACACACTGGCTTTTATTTGACAGCGTGCAGAATTTACAGGTTCAAGGGGGTGGAACCATCGATGGCAACGGGAACACGTGGTGGGAGAATTCCTGCAAGATCAATAAGGCCCTT CCCTGCAAGGATGCGCCAACG GCATTAACCTTCTACAATTGCAAGAATATTATTGTGAAGAATTTGAAGATCCAACAGGCGCAACAAATTCACCTGTCTTTCGAGAAATCCACAAATGTTCAAGCATCAAGCCTCACCGTGACTTCACCGCAGACGAGCCCCAATACCGATGGAATCCACATTACGGACACTCAAAACATCCAGATTTCGAGTTGTGTTATAGGGACAG GTGATGACTGCATTTCAATTGTAAGTGGGTCTCAGAAGGTGAAAGCCACGGACATAACCTGCGGACCAGGCCATGGCATCAG CATTGGAAGCTTGGGTTCTGGGAATTCCAAGGCTTTTGTTTCGGATGTTTTGGTGAATGGGGCTAAGCTGTATGGAACACAAAATGGACTTAGGATCAAGACATGGCAG ggTGGATCAGGAAGCGCCAGCAACATCAAATTTCTTAATGTGCAGATGAATAATGTGGACAATCCTATCATCATAGACCAAAGTTATTGTGACCAAGATAAACCATGTAAAGAGAag GGCTCTGCTGTTCAAGTTAAAGACGTGCTCTACCAAAATATCCAAGGAACAAGTGCCTCCGATGTCGCCATAAACTTCAGCTGCAGCATGGACTTCCCATGTGAAGGGATTGTGTTGCAGAATGTAAACATTAAAAGAGAaggtgctgctgctgctgcctccAAGGCTTCATGCAACAATGTCAAACTCAGTGAGACAGAAGCTGTTGCGCCCCATTGTCCTTGA
- the LOC127787815 gene encoding polygalacturonase-like isoform X1, with protein MYAMAPQRYIFACLLVIFLSFLSCYSTSPEDPAQNHHLQASASSEAYFQNKIRRLLASVKTVSVDDFGAKGDGSDDTQAFKNAWQAACSSSAAATLLVPKKKYLVKPIRFAGPCKAVLTVQIYGTIEASANRADYKEDGTHWLLFDSVQNLQVQGGGTIDGNGNTWWENSCKINKALPCKDAPTALTFYNCKNIIVKNLKIQQAQQIHLSFEKSTNVQASSLTVTSPQTSPNTDGIHITDTQNIQISSCVIGTGDDCISIVSGSQKVKATDITCGPGHGISIGSLGSGNSKAFVSDVLVNGAKLYGTQNGLRIKTWQGGSGSVSNIKFLNVRMNNVDNPIIIDQSYCDQDKPCKGQGSAVQVKDVLYQNIQGTSASEVAISFSCSKDFPCEGIVLQSVNIKREGVAAAAAKASCTNVKLSETGAVAPHCP; from the exons ATGTATGCAATGGCGCCGCAGAGATACATCTTTGCATGTCTCCttgttatctttctttctttcctctcttGCTACAGCACTTCTCCCGAGGACCCAGCTCAGAACCATCATCTTCAAGCATCTGCGTCATCAGAAGcttactttcaaaataaaattcgCAGGCTTTTAGCTTCGGTTAAGACAGTTAGTGTTGATGATTTCGGAGCTAAAGGTGATGGAAGCGATGACACCCAG GCATTTAAGAACGCATGGCAGGCTGCTTGTTCATCATCTGCAGCCGCTACTCTGTTGGTACCCAAAAAGAAGTACCTCGTCAAGCCAATCAGATTCGCTGGCCCATGTAAAGCTGTTCTAACTGTGCAG ATCTATGGAACCATTGAAGCATCTGCTAATCGAGCCGACTACAAGGAAGATGGGACACACTGGCTTTTATTTGACAGCGTGCAGAATTTACAGGTTCAAGGGGGTGGAACCATCGATGGCAACGGGAACACGTGGTGGGAGAATTCCTGCAAGATCAATAAGGCCCTT CCCTGCAAGGACGCGCCAACG GCATTAACCTTCTACAATTGCAAGAATATTATTGTGAAGAATTTGAAGATCCAACAGGCGCAACAAATTCACCTGTCTTTTGAGAAATCCACAAATGTTCAAGCATCAAGCCTCACCGTGACTTCACCGCAGACGAGCCCCAATACCGATGGAATCCACATTACGGACACTCAAAACATCCAGATTTCGAGTTGTGTTATAGGGACAG GTGATGACTGCATTTCAATTGTAAGTGGGTCTCAGAAGGTGAAAGCCACGGACATAACCTGTGGACCAGGCCACGGCATCAG CATTGGAAGCTTGGGTTCTGGGAATTCCAAGGCTTTTGTTTCGGATGTTTTGGTGAATGGGGCTAAGCTGTATGGAACACAAAATGGACTTAGGATCAAGACATGGCAG GGTGGATCAGGAAGCGTCAGCAACATCAAATTTCTTAATGTGCGGATGAATAATGTGGACAATCCTATTATCATAGACCAAAGTTATTGTGACCAAGATAAACCATGTAAAGGGCag GGCTCAGCTGTTCAAGTTAAAGATGTGCTCTACCAAAACATTCAAGGAACAAGTGCCTCCGAGGTCGCCATAAGCTTCAGCTGCAGCAAGGATTTCCCATGTGAAGGGATTGTGTTGCAGAGTGTAAACATTAAAAGAGAAGGTGTTGCTGCTGCCGCCGCCAAGGCTTCATGCACCAATGTCAAACTCAGTGAAACAGGAGCTGTTGCGCCCCATTGTCCTTGA
- the LOC127787815 gene encoding polygalacturonase-like isoform X2: MYAMAPQRYIFACLLVIFLSFLSCYSTSPEDPAQNHHLQASASSEAYFQNKIRRLLASVKTVSVDDFGAKGDGSDDTQAFKNAWQAACSSSAAATLLVPKKKYLVKPIRFAGPCKAVLTVQIYGTIEASANRADYKEDGTHWLLFDSVQNLQVQGGGTIDGNGNTWWENSCKINKALALTFYNCKNIIVKNLKIQQAQQIHLSFEKSTNVQASSLTVTSPQTSPNTDGIHITDTQNIQISSCVIGTGDDCISIVSGSQKVKATDITCGPGHGISIGSLGSGNSKAFVSDVLVNGAKLYGTQNGLRIKTWQGGSGSVSNIKFLNVRMNNVDNPIIIDQSYCDQDKPCKGQGSAVQVKDVLYQNIQGTSASEVAISFSCSKDFPCEGIVLQSVNIKREGVAAAAAKASCTNVKLSETGAVAPHCP, translated from the exons ATGTATGCAATGGCGCCGCAGAGATACATCTTTGCATGTCTCCttgttatctttctttctttcctctcttGCTACAGCACTTCTCCCGAGGACCCAGCTCAGAACCATCATCTTCAAGCATCTGCGTCATCAGAAGcttactttcaaaataaaattcgCAGGCTTTTAGCTTCGGTTAAGACAGTTAGTGTTGATGATTTCGGAGCTAAAGGTGATGGAAGCGATGACACCCAG GCATTTAAGAACGCATGGCAGGCTGCTTGTTCATCATCTGCAGCCGCTACTCTGTTGGTACCCAAAAAGAAGTACCTCGTCAAGCCAATCAGATTCGCTGGCCCATGTAAAGCTGTTCTAACTGTGCAG ATCTATGGAACCATTGAAGCATCTGCTAATCGAGCCGACTACAAGGAAGATGGGACACACTGGCTTTTATTTGACAGCGTGCAGAATTTACAGGTTCAAGGGGGTGGAACCATCGATGGCAACGGGAACACGTGGTGGGAGAATTCCTGCAAGATCAATAAGGCCCTT GCATTAACCTTCTACAATTGCAAGAATATTATTGTGAAGAATTTGAAGATCCAACAGGCGCAACAAATTCACCTGTCTTTTGAGAAATCCACAAATGTTCAAGCATCAAGCCTCACCGTGACTTCACCGCAGACGAGCCCCAATACCGATGGAATCCACATTACGGACACTCAAAACATCCAGATTTCGAGTTGTGTTATAGGGACAG GTGATGACTGCATTTCAATTGTAAGTGGGTCTCAGAAGGTGAAAGCCACGGACATAACCTGTGGACCAGGCCACGGCATCAG CATTGGAAGCTTGGGTTCTGGGAATTCCAAGGCTTTTGTTTCGGATGTTTTGGTGAATGGGGCTAAGCTGTATGGAACACAAAATGGACTTAGGATCAAGACATGGCAG GGTGGATCAGGAAGCGTCAGCAACATCAAATTTCTTAATGTGCGGATGAATAATGTGGACAATCCTATTATCATAGACCAAAGTTATTGTGACCAAGATAAACCATGTAAAGGGCag GGCTCAGCTGTTCAAGTTAAAGATGTGCTCTACCAAAACATTCAAGGAACAAGTGCCTCCGAGGTCGCCATAAGCTTCAGCTGCAGCAAGGATTTCCCATGTGAAGGGATTGTGTTGCAGAGTGTAAACATTAAAAGAGAAGGTGTTGCTGCTGCCGCCGCCAAGGCTTCATGCACCAATGTCAAACTCAGTGAAACAGGAGCTGTTGCGCCCCATTGTCCTTGA